The nucleotide sequence TAGGTTAAGCTCCAGATGATCCTGTGCCAGAAGCATATGCTGGGAAATGTCAGCCCAGGACCGTGTGACACCCAGAGTGCTCAGCCACCGGCGTCATGCAGAGCCAATCTCGCTGCAAAGCGTGGTGACCAGCAGACAGCAACATCTAGACTGGGACGCCCAGAGCGTGGCCAGCACAGCCTGCGTGGCTTCTGTCTGTAAGCGGCAGGGACCACTGCGAGAGCGGGACAGACGAGAAGGGCTGCACAGCCCCCAGGCTGGTGTCAGACCTGCTGTTCAGCTCCTGGGAACAAACCCAGGAAGCCCCAGTTGCAGaattgtgtttctgtgtgttGGCCTTGTTTTCAGCGTGGCTGTGTCTTGGCAGGGGTTGCTGGTTTGTTTAATGAACATGGAAATGGGAGTGGAGGAAGCAGCCAGGGAAGTGTTACAAATTGGTTCAGAGTAGTGGCATTGAAAGTATTTGTGCTCACCATGTCTTTTAAACCAAGACCTCAAAGTGTGGTAAATATTATCCCCATTTCACTTGCAAAGAGGCAAATTCAGCGGGAGGAGAAATTTTACCTGCGCTCACAGGCAAGCCCACAGCAGGCGTGAGGCAAATGCTGGTCTCGCCTGCGGTCCCGAGGGGATGGTGTTGATGGAGAAGGTCTCTGCGGGCGCTGGAGAGATGCCCTATGTGCCTTCACAAATGTTGCTGAAGCACCACCTCCGTTTCTGTGCTTAGCTCTGATCTCTGGTCTGAAAGGTGCTGACACCCCAAAAATCGTCCTCTTCACGCTGCCACATTtacctttcttctctcctctcccaaTCTCTCTTACAGCTGAAGCTGTGGAACAAGTACAGAGTCTCCAACATTCCTTCCCTGATATTTATCGATGCCTCCACCGGGAAGGTGGTTTGCAGGAACGGCCTCTTGGTAATCCGAGATGACCCAGAAGGTAAGACCTGGGGTCCCGTGCGCCGCAGAAACACTGGCACACggctgccttttcatttcagttaatttttaattgccttggagggaggggggaaaggaaacAAGCAACTATTGTCATACTTAACTAATCAAGGCATGAAATTTTCTGCATCATTCCTGCCAGatcttgtgttttggttttgcttgttgaaaagaacaaagatttcCCCTCCAGGATTTTTGTCTGAAGTGCTAATGAGGAAAAAGTGAGACTAACGGAAACACTAGGTTTGGATTTTTCCCTGATGGAGGCACATGGACAGACAGGCCAAGGGCCCAGACTTGCTGTACACTGGGAACAGAATCCTTCTGAAATACTGAGTGGGTCTTTGTCACTGACATCACATTCGGTTGGGATAACAACTTCCCCGTTATTTACAAATGCGACAGAAAAATGCTACCGTTCTCCGTTTCTGAGGTTTACTGTGTTGGGGGTTGATGTTAAATCCATCTTCTTCCAATTAGCAAAAACCATAACGAGCAAAATGTGTGCCCTTACTCACAGACACTTCAGACCCATCATTCAGCGGCTGGGCTGCCCATGCACACATTTCACTGACCCATCGTTCCTTCCTGCAGTAGATACTGAGCTCAGCGACCGAGTCGTTAATTCAGGTGGCAGGAACTGTGCAGCAGTATGCACTGTGGCCTGAGCCATCTGTCATGTCTCCTCCTCTCTGGCTGAACACACGATGGattgctgggggagctggcagcagaTGCTTCGGAGCATGTGTTTGTGTGTACGCACACATGCTTGCTTTGGGGTGCGGAGGGTTAGTCTAAGTTTAGTTTATATATAGGGTTTTTTATAGATATAAAACCCATCTTTTACATCTATATATAaggttttataaataaataaatgtatgtatgtgtataaaaatatatgGTTAGTATCAGTATAAGGCAAATAGTCTGACTGCATTCCTGAACACGTACCACCTTGCCCTCTGTTCTTAAAACAAATGTTGATAAGGAAAAGATGCCTCATCAGGCACAAAACCCGAGCAGGCTTCGTCAAGCCAAAGGTGCCGCGACTCAGGTGAGGGTGCAGCCTGTCTGTGAGAAAGAGGCGGCCCTGGCTCCGATGCAAAGCTTGGCTTCCCTGGCTCCCCCATATCTTTGCAGAAGGTGGAATGGGGTTTTTCGGTGGAACTTTTTGAAACTGTAAATACTGCATGCCcatcttgctgttctgtgtctTCTTTCCACCCTCACCCCGACCCCCTCTCCAGGTCTGGAGTTTCCCTGGGGGCCAAAACCCTTCAGTGAAGTTGTTGCTGGGCCCCTGCTAAGGAACAACGGCCAGACGCTAGACAGCAATGCCCTGGAGGGCTCGCACGTTGGGGTCTATTTCTCCGCGCACTGGGTGAGCAGCAGGCACTTTGCAGAGCAGTTGGAGGGAGCTCGGGGGTGCTCTGGGGACCCccctgcagctctggctgcagagctcTGCGGGAGAGTAAAGACCTCGGGCCGGTGGGTGGTGAAGTGGTTAAGATGCTCCAGACGTTGTGGAAGAAGCCACAGCATTGTAGTGGCCTGTCATCCTCAGCTGGCCCTTCAGAAAGGGAAGAGGGGTCAGATTTTGGAAATGAAAGAGGTCTTGTAGGAAACTTATGGGCCATAAGCCCCAGCCATGTTCCGGGCTGCTACCCAGCACTCCAGCAAAGATGAGGGCACGTCAGTCTTTGCATGGTCACTGGGTCATCTGGACCTGCTGGGTGTGGGTCTGGCCCTGAGGAGCAGACGATGTCCTTACGTACGTGTGGTGTTTTGCAGTGCCCGCCGTGCCGAAGCCTCACGAGGGTGCTGGTGGAGTCCTACCGAAAAATCAAGGAGGCAGGCCAGAAGTTTGAGATACTCTTCGTCAGTGCAGACAGGTGAGGAAGCACCAACACccggggcaggcagagctgcctgtccccaggctgggaaGCTCCAAGCATTGCAGGTTCGATTTGAGGAGGAAATTTAATTTGGGGCAGAGCAGGTATCGGAAAGGTCCTTTGCCCACTGTCCAGCGGCGAAGTGCAGAGGGGGGTTAGCGAGGGCAGCGGTGGGCTGAGAGCAGGCTCTGTCCATCGAGCAGCTCTGTATCGCGCTTTGTGGCTTGTGGGTCTGAGGTCTGAAAGGTACTCAAGCTGCTACTGTCACCACAGCTTGATATTCAGATGCCCTAGAGAGTTTTAAATACTTTTAGCGGATAAAAAATGCACCATGGGCCCCTTCTTAAGGGACTGGGGGGTTTAAATTTGACCTAGCTCTCCCCAGGTTGTGTCTGCCAGCAGCACTTACCGGTGGGCGTTGGTGGAAGGGCTAAAGGGCTTTGGAGGCCGGGTTGTTCATGAGAAGAGGAAagcctggcaggcagaggggctgtgcTCTGCATCCCGTGCCCTGTTCCCCTCGCACAGGTCAGAGGACTCCTTCAAGCAGTATTTCAGCGAGATGCCCTGGGTAGCTGTGCCCTACGCCGACGAGGCCAGACGGTCGCGCCTGAATCGACTCTATGGCATACAAGGTAGGAGAGGCCACGCCGATGTACAGCTCTCCTTTCTGCTCCTTTGTTGAATATTTGTAATGTCTCCTCTTGTTTAATTGAAACaagaaaacagcaaagcaagGCACGGTGCCCCAGGCAGAGCCGCCTCATGTTTCTGCTCTCCACAAGCTCACATTCCTACCACCTGCCAGGCAGGCTGTTAGTTGAAACAGGACTTCCATAAACAACCTAATTCTTCCTGGAAACTTGGAAGCTGTTCTTGGCTTGGATGTTTTTTGCCTAATTACTgatatatttattttgctttctcttgAAGGTTTAAATTTCGTTTTCTTGCTGTTTTATGTAATGCAAAGGCAGGCTATCTTTCTTTGCAGAGGCTGAGGAAGATGGCATCTGGTTTATGTTAGTGACATGAATTACAGAAGAGTGTGTGTTTGATGTAAACCATGGCTTCGCCTTTACTGTACGTGCCAGTGCCAGAATTCCAGCAGCTCCGTCTGCTCGGAGGGGCAAGGGAGAGGCTCTGTCTGTCTGGGTGCTGTCAGAGTGTCCTGAAGACTATAAAAGCTCGCAGCAGCCCTCCTGGGGACTGGCATCTTGTTCCTGCAGGGGACAAACCGTGGCACAGAGACGTGCAAGGTGACTAGCTCGCAAGGAGGCCTTCTGTACGTAGAGTTTCTCCCTGCAGTTAAACGTTACTGCCACATGTCTGCTTCTTAACCATTTCCACGTGGCATCAGCGAGGTGGGCACAGGCTGGCAGAGGGGTAATACAatctggaggggaggaggagtgtTGCCACAGGCGGCCGAGGGCTTGGGGAGAGGGACAGGAGGAATAATCCCTGCTTGGGTTCCTCTTCGAACACCCCTTCTGGGGTGAATTCAGGTGCTGTCGCTCAGCTCTGTTTCCTGACCTTTAAACCGAGAATAACCTTTTGCCTACTTTAAATAGCCATCAGTTTGCTGCTTAATTACCCTCCCATGAAGTGAGAGCTTTCCAAATTCATCTGTCTTTCCCCGGCCCGCTCACAACCGTCTCCAGCGCCGGTTTCGGCTGAGCGCTGCAGGGCGGCTGCCAGTTTCACTCGGACTTCCTGTAAATAAGGTGTCCAGGTGTGGGTACTGGAGCACCAGGCATGCTGTAGCCAGGGAAacactgacaacagctttccctcTAACTCCGGGTGCTGGCTCCTTAAATGTCTCTCTTCATTGTGTGCTGAcctgaaaatgtaaatatttgctgTTCCCCTGTGCCCTGACCCCCTTCCTCTGCCAGGGAAGCTCCCATATTACCCCTGCGTGTCAGCTGCTCTCCCAGGGATGCTGACCTTGGGATTTGGGCGTGTCTGAGTGCAAACTCTTCTGCTTATCTATCCTGGTTTTCCTGTAAAGTGGGAACATCTCCACAAGGATGAACTGCCATCCCACAAAGTCACATTGAAATGTGGAGGCGGGCTGATGTGCACCCTGCGCAGGAGGCATCGCcgtcccccctcccttcccacccgGGCACCGCACAGGCTTTGCAAGTCTGGGCTGGGCTCTGTTTCCCCACCGTCGTCTGGGATGGAGCAGGGTGCCATGGGGAGGGTGCCAGGGCACCATGAgacaggggagagggagggctggaGGCAAACCCTCGtgctgctcccgggggctccAGGTTGTCGCTGATCCCTGCGCAGGCAGCAATTCGGGGTCCTCCCCGCGGTGTTGGGGTTGCCCGCCTGTTTGCAGTCAGGCTTTCGCAGCAGGCTGCTGCACCGGGTGTAGCAAAAGAcctttggggagaccttatcgctctctacaactacctgaaaggagggtgtagtgaggcaggggttgctctcttctcccaactaacaagcgacaggacaagaggcaatggcctcaagttgtgtcaggggaggttcagattggagattagcaaaaatttctttactgaaggagttgtcaggcattggagcaggctgcccagggcagtggtggagtccctatccctggaggcgttcaaaaacctgtagatgtggcacttggggacacggtttggcaggcatgggggtgttggggtcatggttggacttgatggcctgagaggtcttttgcaaccttaatgattctgtgattctgcaaacaGAGTTAAATGGCATGGGCTCAGCTCGTTGCCGCTGGTGGTTATTCTGCCTAAATGAAAAATCGGATCTCTGTAATCTGACTGCCTTTCCCTGGTGCATGGTGCTGATGCTGCCAAGCATCTGTGAAACCCCCTTTGGAGCTGCACCCACGCACTGGTGAGAGCGTGTAGCCCGTGGTGCCTTGGGTTGTGAGCCACAGCGTGCACATGGGGTGGTTTTTCCACTGGTGTTTGTAAGGCCGGGAGCTGAAACAAGAGAAGGGCTTGTCTTCCCTGACTGCTTTAAGTCCCTGAGTGGTGGAAAGCAGCAAGAGAGTCAGATCTCGTGTTGTTTTAGTCCTGTGTTGGCCCCTACAGCATTCAAAAACTCAGTGTAAAATGTGAGTTGAGTTATTGGCCTTTATTTGGGTTTACTTGAATGCCTCTATTCATAACCCGTGCGCAGTCAGTGGGCTCTGCCGTACCCACCTGTATTAAATTGCTGCTGGGTGCAGCACTGTCTTGAGAAAGAGTCATGTCTTGTGTCGTGGCTCCGCAGAAATAATTCTCTCTTGTGCGGGCAGTGCCCGGTCTGCATGGTCCTGCCTTAGGTGAAATCCCCTGACGTTAGCTCTCCTTCCaatgggatggggagcagggatgAATTTTAGCTTGGATAGGAATCACCCCTTGTTGTTTTGTATCTGAGGAGACCTTTTGGGTTCCTGAATATTCGCTATGGACTCTGCGGTGTCGCTTTGGGATTTGCAGTCCCCTGGGGGAACTTCCAAAAACTGTTGTTTCACCCCTGTCCCCGTGCTTTAGCCCAGACGCCCGCAGCCCGGTTGGTGGGAGCAGCCTGGAAGTCGCAGTTGTGGGAGGTTTCTCGTACCCGGCTTCTGGAGCTTCCTGctgaaaaggtgaaaaatcaGCAGCAGAAGCCACGTCCCTTCCTGCAGTTGGTGTATTCTGAGTGTTTGCTTCACGTCGATTTTGATTACTCACCCAAAAGACATAGTGCAGATGAGATTTCCATGTCAGATGTGggttttaatatataaataagtAAATGTATTGCCAGGTTCGATAACAGATCATTTTGCCCCTGTGTTTTTATAAAATGCTGGCCCCATGGGAACTGAATCCATTTTCTAATGCATAAAATAAAACTGAGCCTGTCTATGCTAATTCTCATCCAAGCTTATGCAATATTCATTGCAGTGTCTGATCTGTGATTCTTCTTGAGAAGTAAGTTCTGGTGTTGTGACTCGTGGCAATTACCAAAGCCCCCAAAAGGCACTGAAATACAAATAGTGGCTGGGATGAGCagggaggagggggccgggggggaagTGTTGGGGTTAGTGGGTGTAAGGTTAACGATGGTTCCCACTGGTCTGCGCCCTGTGCAGAGAGGACGTGTTTGCTGGGGAGCAGTAGCAAGGATCGCCTGGGAAGACAGGGCTGATCCTATGGGATGCAACCATGAGCCTGGTAAGGCTGTGTCCTAACGCCAGGGACGTGGCCAGGGGTGTGCTGCAAGGAGCTGAGGACGCAAGGCAGCGATGCTCAGGACCCGGAGCAGATGGGTCGCGGCAGCTTCAGCCCTTGCCAGGCAGGTCCAGAAAGGAAACCAGAGCTTCAGGGCTGGTGAGAAACCTCTGATGCTGAGGAAagggtgcaggggttgacccagcGCACGTCACGCACCTGCGAACAGGCTGAAAACCCAGCCCCAAGTTTTCTGGTGCGTTCCATATACTTCCCAAGTGTGCTAAACCCAGGATGAATTATCTTAAAGACTCTATGTTTTCTGAGTCAGTTTTGTATCTGCAGTTGGAGGTTTTAGTGGATGGGTGctttggtgtgtgtgtgtctgtgtctgcaaaTCAGGTAAAGTCGCAATGCTTTGAATAGTGGATGAGGCCCCTGGCAGCTGTGGGATCCCACTCACAATGATCTAAACTGGACCCTTAATTTTCACAGATCAGCAAAGCTCGTCTGAAATCTCTGCCTTGGTGTGCTGCATTGTTCGGGCTGACGGTCGGCGGGGGTACCGAGCTGAAGCCACGTTGCTGGCCTGTCCCTCGTGTATAATGCAGGCCTGGAGAGGACAGAAAAGCAGGCATTTGGGACGGGGGTTGGGAATCGTAAATGGATTAAGATCGGAATCATGTGGGATGCTGATCACCGTAACTTCAGTAGTGGTTTGTGCCTCAAAGGGCAGGGCTAGAGGGAGATTTCCCAATTCCTTCCAGTCTGTTTAACCCATCCCTGCCCTAGAGCTATTTTGAACACCAGTGGGTAATGAATAAGCCTTTTTGTGATACAGAACGGTTTTCTTGGCATACTTTTAGGAACTGCAAGCCCAGCCATCGGGCGCGTTCCGGCACTGCTGCTCTTGCACCGGCAGAAGCGTGCAGCCCCGGCACACGACAGGAATGTGAGCGCGCTGCCGGGCTGGAATGAGGGGAATGCGGCCGCTCGCCCGGACCTGCAGGCAGGCCTGGGACAGACAGACGGCCATGTATTTCCTAGAGAAATGCCGAGAATTCAGAGAGCTCGTGAGTAGCCCACTGTTGTACAAACATGAGGGCACAGTGCCAGGAGTCCAGCAGGGGCAAGTATACTGGGTCCCCCCCGTGCTCAAAGAATGGCTCTGCGGGGTATTTCTAGCAGATGAGCTGTAAAATGAACCTTTGGATGAGGGCAGGAGGATTTGGGTTGCCTCAGTTTGCCGGTTGTGATTCGGGGGATGTTGCTGGGTGATGGAGGAGATGCTGGATAGTGAGCGGATTGAAGCCCGGGCGGTGGGACACAGATGGCTGGCACTAGCACTGGTCGCTTGATCCATCTCTTGGGGCCTGATCCCAAACtcccctctcttccttccttgtgGGATGTTTCTTTGTCTCCTTGATGACAGAGGAATGGTGTGCTTTCCAGATGAAGTCACCAACACAAGCCGCTCCTGCTGACTCTCCCGTGACCGTTTTGTGGCTGGAAAGCCTTGTTGGTGCCTTATCAGATGGGACGGTCACCAGCTGGTGTCCACCCTGCCTCACTGCCGGGTTTGAATAGGTGACTTGTGCTAAATTTCCGCTGCAAGCACATCCACCTCCCTTTAGCGAGGGCAGCGGCCAAGTGAGGGGGATGCCAGGTTCGTTTGCAAGCGCTGAATGCGGTTTAGCCGTGTGACAAAGTCTGCTGGCGTTAGTGTGTGTAGTCCCGCTCCGTCTCCACTTGCAGAGGTGTGCGCTCTCTCTTGGGTATTCCTGGGGGCATCCATGGCCCTGAGCACTAAATCACCACTGGTAGTGCTGGTCTGGGGGCCTTTCCTCCACTGGGTGCCTGCCTCGCCGGGCTCAGGCAGAGTGAAACAGCGTCCAAACCAGGTAATAATGTTCATGACTTGTCAGACGCATCCCTGTGCTCTGGAAACGACTGGGCAGTTAGCACCGGGAAGGGGTGTGGGGGTTCATGGAGGAGTTCCTGGCTGCAAAATATATGGCGTTCCTTCTGGGAAGGAACACACCCTGCTTCCTGGCCACCGTTGTCTGCGGTCCGCCCTGCAAAAAGGTTTGTGTGTGTTCTGTGGACCAGGGACTGGGGTCTTCCAGCAGCCACATCTCGGCACCGGGGCAATGGTGCCTGTGGGGCAAGAGGGTGCTTGCAAGGAGGGTCCCAGTGCAGTGTGGTGGGGTTTGCATCCCGGAGGATCAGTGTCAGCCAGCCGTGACCCCTGCCTGCCCTCCGGCAGGGAAAGGCAGGCAATGGCAGAGCCTGTCTCCCAGCTTCCTGCTCTGGCTATGGAATTACAGCACTCTGCTGGGACGGAAACAGGATCCAGGGACCCCGGTTCCCACACCGTGTGTGAGCTCTGGAGAGGCAGCCTGCTCGCTGGGCTCTTGCCAGAGCTGATAGGAAAAGGCCATTCTTCACACGCCCTGTCACTGACCGGTTCGCACTTTGACTGATCCCCCCCTGTTTTTCTTCCGTCACAGGCATCCCGACTCTCATCGTCCTGGACCCCAAGGGAGAGGTGATCACGCGGCAGGGGCGGGTGGAGGTGCTGAACGACATCGAGTGCCGCGAGTTCCCCtggcaccccaagcctgtgctggagctgaCAGACTCCAACGCTGTGCAGCTGAATGAGGGCCCCTGCCTCGTCCTCTTTGTAGGTACGGAGTGCTCGGGAAAGGGGGCTGAGAACCTGCCTGCAGTGGTGACAGTGTCCGTGGGAAGGGACATCCGCCTGTTTCCATCACCAGGAGCAGTGCTACAGGGTCTGGAGAGGCCACGGGGAGACAGAGGTCCGTGTGGAATCCCCTCGAGGGATTCAAGGGGGCTAACAGACCTGGAGCCTTGTGCGTATTGGAGAAACGGGCTGCTGCAGCTCGCCGGGGTTTGCCAGAGCCTGCCCGTGCCCACACGTCTCCCGCAGCTCCAGTCCTCACCCGAGGGATGTGATGGAGTAGCAGTTCACAGTGGAGAGGAGCTGTCGTATCGAAGATGGTTCGGCAGCGGCTGCAGAGAGGAATGCTGATCAGGGGTCGAGGAGTACAAGAAATACACTGTCACAGCTGGAGGTGGGGGTGGGAAAGGCCTTTTCTGGAGCAGGGACTTCAGGCACATGTGACTTTCTAGAGGAGGCAGAGGACGTGTCTCTGGGAGGGATGACTGCTCTGTGCTGGAAACCACAGCTTGGAGCTGTAATCCctgagctgggcagggctgggacagTCGGAGGAGCCTCTTGCATGGGCTGCTGATCCTTGGGTGTTCCCCCCGTGGAGCGCTGAGCAGGGCCTTTCCCCAAAGTCCCTCTTCCACTGCTAACCCACACATGAAGACCCACACATGAAGCTCCCCTGCAGTTGGAAACAGCCTTAGAACTCATCCGAAGCACAGCGGGCTCGTTCCCCATCGCTCCCCTGCCAGCGATGGATGGCTAAATCCGGCGAGGGCTGTAGCCAGGATGTGCTGCGGTGCAGGCTGAGCCCTGGGCCGCTGGCAGAGGGGTGGGCACAGCATCCCAGGGAGCAGCCAAGGGGTCCCGGGCTCTCGAGGGGAGCGTAACTGTCCCGTGAGCGCTCTGTGGAGCGGCCGGGGGGGGTTTGCTGAAGAAGCCCCCCTTGCCCCGAGCCTGCCGATGTTGTGCAGGGGGCCTGGCCTGGGGCAGGGCGCGTGTCCCGCTTCCTCGCACGCCCTTTGTGAGCAGCACACCCTTCTCTGCAGCGCTGATAACACGTCTCTCgctctttcccttcttccctttcagACTTCCTTTTGACCCTGATTATTTATTCAGCATAGCCCAGCAGGGGATGTgagcacagagccagaaatactctCCTCGTGCGGGGAGGACCGGCTGGCCACGCCAAGCGTGATTGATTGGGGCCGGCGCTGCAGGCCTCTGGAAAGAGTTATTTTTATCTTGCTCTGAGCAAAGTTTTTCTATCACCTTGTTGCAAACAGCTCCTCAGGAAAGCACTCTCCGGCCGGCAGCCGGGGCTCTTGCTTGGCGCTTGAGGGGTTGCCTGGCCTCGGTGAAATCTGCCGGTGATGTGCTGGGCCAGAGATGAAGCTGGTGCTGCActgaggcaggcagcagggccgggggctCCTGGCCAGCTCCTGTCCTGCTGGGAGACCCCCCCCAGCAGACCGGTGCCTGCGCTGTGTGAGCAGCAACGGCCCCAGGAGAAGGCAGCCGCTGGAGAAGGCTTAGCAAGAGCTGGTTAGGAATAAATCCCGACCGATCTGCATCTTCCCCTGGAGACGTTAGGGCTAGGTTAGCCAGAGTGTGCAGGGCTGCCTGGAGTGCTGCCAGCAGTGCTTGCGTGGAGAAAAATCCATCCCTGCAGACACCCCCCAACCCTGCGTATTCATCACTGTCAGGCACGCAGGACAGACCCTAAAATGCAGCGTGCAGTGTCTCTGCCATCCCCTGCTTCGCTTGGAGAAGCCAGAGGGGAGGGCAGAGGAGTGCGGAGCGAGGGCAGAGAGTGTTTGGGTGTGGGCAGTGCCCATTCCAGCTCGGGGCTGGACCAGTTCTGTCCAGTGGTTATGCTGGGGACCAGGAGACCAGGggccttttttctcccttcttactTCTTTTTAATGCTAAAAGTTGTCCCCGAATTGAAATCATTTCATCTCGATGCTGCTCAAGGACGCAGTCTCTCCTCTTTCCAGCTCAGTATTTGAACTTCACTGGTGGCTGGCGTTTGATTGATGTTGCCATCTCTTTCTACTCTACCTCTGTCAAATCAAAGCTGCCTTCACAGCGCTGCTGCTGCGGAGATTCGAGCAGAAAAGCTGCCGAGCAGCCGTCCCGAGGCAGAGGGATGGTGGGTGGCGGGCAGGAGTGGCAGGCAGCCTCAGATCAGCATGTTCATTTGGTCTTCAAAACATCCCGACACTTCTCAAACTGCAAAGCGGCTTTTTTGTGCCTGTTTGTCCCTGCGCTTCAGCAGCGGCACCACGGAGTGAGCGGTGAAGTATTtcgggagcaggagctgctcttCTGTTACATGTTTCCCTGTCTCACATGAAAAGCACGTTTCAGCTGCTCCCTAATTGCTGCAGAGCCATGTGGCTTTGAAGTTTGTGCTGTGCATCCGGGCTCTGGTTTCCTCCGTGGTGCTGCTGTGGGACAGAGCTGCCGGCACCCAGCCAGTTTGCATCTGTTTGATCCTAACCTCCTTTTTGCCTCGCCTCTTCTGTTTTGTCTCCCCACCTCTGTGCCCTGCAGATTCAGAGGATGACGGAGAGTCAGAGGCAGCGAAACAACTGATTCAGCCCATAGCTGAAAAAATCATTGCCAAGTACAAAGCCAAAGAGGAGGAGGCACCGTTGCTCTTCTTCGTGGCGGGCGAGGTAAGCGGGAGGAGAGCGCAGGGCTGCATCCTGCTGTGTCTTTGTACGAGGTCTGAGGTGGGCTGGGTACCGCTGTCGCCGCCTTCCAGGTGGGCAGCTGAGGCACGG is from Opisthocomus hoazin isolate bOpiHoa1 chromosome 20, bOpiHoa1.hap1, whole genome shotgun sequence and encodes:
- the NXN gene encoding nucleoredoxin, which encodes MAGALSEVLGEVLVAADGEEVAVSSLASRGVSLVGLYFGCSLGGSCAQLGASLAAFYGRFRGEAAAGGGQRLEIVFVSAEQEQQQWQEAVRAMPWLALPFADKHRKLKLWNKYRVSNIPSLIFIDASTGKVVCRNGLLVIRDDPEGLEFPWGPKPFSEVVAGPLLRNNGQTLDSNALEGSHVGVYFSAHWCPPCRSLTRVLVESYRKIKEAGQKFEILFVSADRSEDSFKQYFSEMPWVAVPYADEARRSRLNRLYGIQGIPTLIVLDPKGEVITRQGRVEVLNDIECREFPWHPKPVLELTDSNAVQLNEGPCLVLFVDSEDDGESEAAKQLIQPIAEKIIAKYKAKEEEAPLLFFVAGEDDMTDSLRDYTNLPEAAPLLTILDMSARAKYVMDVEEITPEIVEAFVSDFLADKLKPEPI